A portion of the Suricata suricatta isolate VVHF042 chromosome 11, meerkat_22Aug2017_6uvM2_HiC, whole genome shotgun sequence genome contains these proteins:
- the LOC115272503 gene encoding serum amyloid A protein-like, with protein sequence MRSDFLPGAWDMWRAYSDMREANYKDSDKYFHARGNYDAAQRGPGGAWAAKVISEARENSQRITDFFRHGDSGHGAEDSKADQAANEWGRSGQDPNHFRPVGLPDKY encoded by the exons GGGCTTGGGACATGTGGAGAGCCTACTCTGACATGAGAGAAGCCAATTACAAAGATTCAGACAAATACTTCCACGCCCGGGGGAACTATGATGCCGCACAGAGGGGACCTGGGGGTGCTTGGGCGGCAAAAGTGATCAG CGAAGCCAGAGAGAATTCTCAGAGGATCACAGACTTTTTTCGGCATGGAGACAGCGGCCACGGAGCTGAGGACTCGAAGGCTGACCAGGCTGCCAATGAATGGGGCCGGAGCGGCCAAGACCCCAACCACTTCCGACCTGTTGGCCTGCCTGACAAGTATTGA
- the LOC115306330 gene encoding serum amyloid A protein-like, with protein MKLFVGIVLCSLVLGVSSQRWLTFLKEAGQGTKDMWRAYSDMREANYKDSDKYFHVRGNYDAAQRGPGGAWAAKVISDARENSQRITDFFRHGDSGHGAEDSKADQAANEWGRSGKDPNHFRPAGLPDKY; from the exons ATGAAGCTTTTTGTGGGCATCGTGTTGTGCTCCCTGGTCCTGGGCGTCAGCAGCCAGAGATGGCTCACGTTCCTCAAGGAAGCTGGTCAAG ggaCTAAAGACATGTGGAGAGCCTACTCTGACATGAGAGAAGCCAATTACAAAGATTCAGACAAATACTTCCACGTCCGGGGGAACTATGATGCCGCACAGAGGGGACCTGGGGGTGCTTGGGCGGCAAAAGTGATCAG CGACGCCAGAGAGAATTCTCAGAGGATCACAGACTTTTTTCGGCATGGAGACAGCGGCCACGGAGCTGAGGACTCGAAGGCTGACCAGGCTGCCAATGAATGGGGCCGGAGCGGCAAGGACCCCAACCACTTCCGACCTGCTGGCCTGCCTGACAAGTATTGA
- the SAAL1 gene encoding protein SAAL1 — protein MDRNPSPPLPSRDDEEEEEGAGGDCIGNTVYSKHWLFGVLSGLIQIVTPENTKSSSEEEEQQMELDEEMENEICRVWDMSMDEDVALFLQEFNAPDIFMGVLAKSRCPRLREICVGILGNMACFQEICVSISSDKNLGQVLLHCLYDSDPPTLLETSRLLLTCLSQTEVASVWVERIREYPAIYDSICFIMSSSTNVDLLVKIGEVVDKLFDLDEKLMLEWVRNGAVQPLDQPQEDSEEQPVVRIVPCVLEAAKQVRSENPEGLDVYMHILQLLTTVDDGIQAIVQCPDTGKDTWNLLFDLVCHEFCQSDDPPIILQEQKTVLASVYSVLSAIFASQAEQEYLKIEDLPLIDSLIRVLQNMEHCQKKPENSVDLNTEETKKSDLTQDDFHLKILKDISCEFLSNIFQVLTKETVAQGVKEGQLNKQKCSCAFQNLLPFYSPVIEDFLKILHEVDKTLADDLEETFPSLKVQT, from the exons ATGGACCGCAACCCTTCGCCGCCGCTGCCGAGTCgggatgatgaggaggaggaggagggtgccgGGGGAGACTGCATAGGGAACACGGTCTACAGCAAGCACTGGCTCTTCGGTGTCCTCAGCGGACTCATTCAG ATTGTTACTCCTGAAAACACCAAATCCAGCTCagaagaggaggagcagcagATGGAGCTcgatgaagaaatggagaatgaAATTTGCAGAGTATGGGATATGTCCATGGATGAG gatgTGGCTTTATTTCTCCAAGAATTTAATGCCCCTGACATATTTATGGGAGTATTGGCCAAATCCAGATGTCCTCGATTAAGA GAAATCTGTGTGGGAATTTTAGGTAATATGGCCTGTTTCCAGGAGATATGTGTGTCCATCAGCAGTGATAAAAATCTTGG acaGGTGTTACTGCACTGTTTGTATGATTCAGACCCTCCTACTCTGCTGGAAACAAGCCG GTTGCTGCTTACTTGTCTTTCCCAGACAGAAGTGGCCAGTGTCTGGGTTGAAAGAATCCGGGAATATCCTGCTATTTATGATAGTATTTGTTTCATTATGTCCAGTTCAACAAATG TTGACTTGCTGGTGAAAATAGGGGAAGTTGTGGACAAGCTTTTTGATTTGGATGAGAAGCTAATGTTGGAATGGGTTAGAAATGGGGCTGTTCAGCCTCTGGACCAACCCCAGGAAGATTCTGAAGAGCAGCCAGTGGTTAGAATTGTGCCCTGTGTGCTTGAAGCTGCCAAACAAGTACG TTCTGAAAACCCAGAAGGGCTCGATGTTTACATGCATATCTTACAGCTGCTTACCACTGTGGATGACGGAATTCAAGCTATTG TACAGTGTCCTGATACTGGAAAAGACACTTGGAATTTACTTTTTGACCTGGTCTGCCATGAATTTTGCCAGTCTGATGATCCGCCCATCATACTTCAGGAACAGAAAACTGTGCTGGCCTCGGTGTATTCCGTGCTATCTGCCATCTTTGCTTCACAGGCAGAACAGGAGTATCTAAAGATAGAAG ATCTTCCTCTAATTGACAGCCTGATTCGTGTCTTACAAAACATGGAACATTGTCAGAAGAAGCCAGAGAACTCGGTAGACTTGAACACAGAAGAAACGAAAAAATCTGATTTAACCCAAGATGATTTCCACTTGAAAATCTTAAAGGATATTTCATGCgaatttctttctaatattttccaGGTTTTAACAAAG gaGACTGTGGCTCAGGGAGTGAAGGAGGGCCAGTTAAACAAGCAGAAGTGTTCCTGTGCATTTCAGAACCTTCTTCCTTTTTACAGCCCTGTG ATAGAAGACTTTCTCAAAATTCTACATGAAGTTGATAAAACTCTTGCTGATGACCTGGAGGAAACCTTCCCAAGTTTGAAGGTTCAGACTTAA